A region of Rhodamnia argentea isolate NSW1041297 chromosome 9, ASM2092103v1, whole genome shotgun sequence DNA encodes the following proteins:
- the LOC115733502 gene encoding (-)-germacrene D synthase-like, whose protein sequence is MSLLDGSTPPPPLPVENTTRVERRSANYHPSIWGDYFLKYASDSNSMGASSCGMTKERLERLKEEVRKMLKCAMDKPSPELNLIDRIQRLGIAYHFEIEIDEQLEQIHKNYFEFRSGDNDDDLHTVTLLFRLLRQQGYGVSCEIFNKFKDGEGNFSKSLMTDVRGLLSLFEACHLAYHGDNILDDALAFTVTHLESIDKSKVNPSLVKQVSHALNQPIHKGMPRLEARRYIPLYQEEPSHNKVLLSLAKLDFNLVQDQHRKELGNLTRWWKDSDVERKFPFARNRLVEMYFWMSGAYFEPEYQVAREILAKATCILTIIDDIYDVYGTLEELELFTEAIERWDFDAKDGLPEYMQACSKIILDFYDEIGHEVIRKGRSYRLFYAKEAMKRQVRAYLAEAKWFHQSHVPTMEEYMPIAGASIGLEIASVMSFMGMGDVVTSDAFDWLLASDNKMVRASALTCRLMDDIAGHKFEQERGHAASSVECFMKQFGVTEEEAKEELRKQVVDAWKDINKELGRPTAVPMLVLARVLNLTRATRAVFIDEKDHYSHAENKMKEYVTSVLVNPLPL, encoded by the exons atgtctcttCTGGATGgatcaactcctcctcctcctcttcctgtTGAAAACACAACTAGGGTTGAACGACGATCGGCAAACTATCATCCCAGCATATGGGGGGATTACTTCCTCAAATATGCTTCTGACTCCAATTCTATGGGAGCA AGTTCTTGTGGCATGACAAAGGAACGACTGGAGAGATTGAAAGAAGAAGTGAGGAAGATGCTGAAATGTGCTATGGACAAGCCTTCACCGGAGTTGAACTTGATCGATCGGATCCAACGCTTAGGAATTGCCTACCATTTCGAAATTGAGATAGATGAGCAGCTGGAACAAATCCACAAAAACTATTTCGAATTCCGTTCTGGGGATAACGATGACGACCTGCACACGGTCACTCTTCTCTTTCGATTGTTGCGACAACAAGGTTACGGTGTTTCATGTG AAATCTTTAACAAGTTCAAGGACGGGGAAGGGAATTTCAGCAAATCGCTCATGACCGACGTGCGGGGACTGCTAAGTCTATTTGAAGCTTGCCATTTGGCGTATCATGGCGATAATATTTTGGACGATGCACTTGCTTTTACTGTAACTCACCTTGAATCAATTGATAAAAGCAAAGTAAACCCTAGTCTGGTAAAACAAGTGAGTCATGCGCTAAATCAACCGATCCACAAGGGAATGCCCAGGCTAGAGGCGAGGCGTTACATTCCACTCTACCAAGAGGAGCCTTCACATAACAAAGTCCTTCTCTCCTTGGCGAAACTCGATTTCAACTTGGTGCAAGATCAACACCGGAAGGAACTCGGCAACCTTACAAG GTGGTGGAAGGATTCGGATGTAGAGAGGAAGTTCCCATTTGCTAGAAACAGGCTTGTCGAGATGTATTTTTGGATGTCAGGAGCTTATTTCGAGCCGGAGTACCAAGTTGCTCGAGAAATACTAGCCAAAGCGACGTGCATTCTTACCATTATCGACGACATCTACGACGTCTATGGCACGTTGGAAGAATTAGAACTCTTCACAGAAGCAATTGAAAG GTGGGATTTTGATGCCAAAGATGGATTGCCAGAGTACATGCAAGCGTGTTCCAagataattcttgatttttatgatgaaattggCCACGAGGTGATCAGAAAAGGACGATCGTACCGCCTCTTCTATGCAAAAGAAGCA ATGAAAAGACAAGTGAGAGCGTACCTCGCTGAAGCCAAATGGTTCCACCAAAGCCACGTACCCACGATGGAGGAGTACATGCCCATTGCAGGGGCATCCATTGGTCTAGAAATAGCATCAGTGATGTCGTTTATGGGAATGGGAGATGTCGTAACAAGCGATGCTTTTGACTGGTTATTAGCCAGCGACAACAAGATGGTGAGAGCTTCGGCATTAACCTGTCGGCTCATGGATGACATTGCCGGACACAAG TTCGAGCAAGAGAGAGGTCACGCAGCATCTTCGGTGGAGTGTTTCATGAAACAATTTGGAGTCACGGAGGAAGAGGCTAAGGAGGAGCTGCGTAAACAAGTGGTCGATGCATGGAAGGACATTAACAAAGAGTTGGGCCGTCCAACCGCCGTTCCCATGCTGGTCCTTGCGCGAGTTCTCAATCTTACACGAGCCACTCGTGCTGTGTTTATTGATGAAAAAGATCACTACTCTCATGCTGAAAACAAGATGAAAGAGTATGTGACTTCTGTGCTAGTCAATCCATTGCCACTGTGA